The DNA window GGAAACGGCATTCGGAAGGCCCAAATCCGCTTCGCCGTTTGGAAAACGCTTGTTTTCCAGGCCATTCGGAAGGGGCATTTTCGCTGCTTCCGACTTATGGGGTACAACGAGGGGTCGATCCCGGGAACAACTGGCAACGACCAGCAACAGCAGGCCAACCACGAATCCGTTCGTCACGCACCCTCCCGGCCGGCATCGGCTGCCGGCGTGCCCGCCCCGAAGGGGACTTTGCCCATGAAGACTTGCGAGTCCTCGTCGCGCAACTTGTAGTAGACTGCGGCTAGGCTGATCGGAAGGGTGCCCCTAGGCTGATCGGAAGTTGGGCTTGTCGTGGATTATTCTTGCGGTTCTACTTCCGGGAATTGTTTCCCGTTGGTCGGGCACGAGGCGGGCATGGCGACCGCAACGGCATTCCATACCCCACCCCGGATTCTGATCCCCAAACTGGTCCGCTCGCGGGACGCCTGGAAGGCGAAAGCGACCGCCCGCAAGGCCGAGCGGAAAGCCCTGACCATTCGCGTCCGCGATCTGGAGGCCTCCCGCGCCGGACACCGGGCGCGGGCCGAGCAACTCCAGGAGCGCGTCACCCAGCTCGAGCAGCAACTCGCCGCCGCCCGCCGCCCGACTTCGGAACCACCGGCGGGCCCACCGCCGGCGCCTCAAAAAAACAGGACCGGCCCCGGGGTGGGCAGTACGACGTCGCGGTCATCGCCCTCGCCGTAACGTTAGTGCGGCAGGCCGGCTTGTCGTTCCGCGGGACGGCGGCCGCTCTCGCCGTCTTCGCGACCGCGGGTGACACCGACCGGACCCCCTCCGCCACCACCGTTCGCGCGTGGGTCCTGCGGTTGGGCTACGCCCACCTGACCCGACCGCTGTCCCACGACCACCGCTGGGTGTGGTTGATCGACCACACGCTGCCAATCGGCGCGACCAAGCTGTTCGTCATCGTCGGGGTACCGCTCGACCACGTCCCGTTCGGCGTCCGCCCCCTGCAACTCGCCGACCTCCACCTCGTCGCGATGGTGCCGATGGCGACGTCGAACCAGGAGCGGGTGGCCGACGCGTTGGAGGTGGCCGTCGCCCGGACCGGGGTGCCCCACCAGATCGTGGCCGACGGCGGGTCGGATTTGCAACGGGGGATCGACCGCTTCCGGGACCAGCATCCGCAGACGGTGTCCGTCCCGGATGCCGCCCACCATGCGGCCAACCTGCTGAAGTACTACTGGGCGAACGACCCCCAGTGGGCCGCGTTCACCCGGCGGATGACCGAGACGGCCGCGACCATCCGCCAGACCCGTGCGGCGCATCTGCTGGCCCCCAAGCTGCGCAACAAGGCGCGGTTCCTGAGCGCCGGGACGTTCGTCCGCTTCGGCCGGCTCGTGCTGCGGAGGTTACGGGATGCGGCCCCGGACGCCGACGTGGTCCGGCATTACGCCTGGGTGTCGGAGTACGCGAACGCCGTGCAGGCGTGGGGCGAGCAGCACGACCTCGTCCGCGCGATGCTGGATCAGGTGCGGGTGGACGGACTGTTCACCCGGGGCGAAGCCGCGCTCGACGACACGTGGGACCGGTTGGGCGTCAGCGACCACCCGACGACCGCGGCCTTGCGGAATCGGTTGCGGGCGTACGTGGGGCGGTACGGCCGTGGGTTGCCGGTCGGGGAACGCCTGGTCGGATCGACGGACGTGTTGGAATCCGCGTTCGGAGTCCAGAAGCGGCTGTCCCGGGACCAATCCCAGAGCGGCCTGACGGTATTGAGTGCCGGTCTGGGCGCATTGCTGGGGGAGGTGACGCCGGAGCAGATGCGGGCCGAGATCGATCGCGTCCCGGAGAAAGCCGTGAACAACTGGGCCGCCCGAACCTTCGGGAAAACCGTGCAATGGCTCCGTCGCCGATTCGTGAATCCGGGCCCATGCACGACTAACGGCGAACCAAATCCGGGATGAACCCTCGCACCTCAAAAGACCGACTTCCGATCAGCCTAGGGTGCCCCTGTAGATTTTGGGGTTTGGTACGGGATTTATGCTGCGACCCAGAGCGTATTCCAATCGGGCGTGTCGATCAACGCGGCCAATTCCACCAGCGGGCCGACGTGGGCGACCTTCCACTTCGCCCCGGTCTGCTTCAGACGCCGGTTGACGAACTGCGTGATCGACCCTTCCACCAGCCCGCTGCCAATGCTCCGGCCTCGGGCCAGACGAGAGGCATACTCGAGTCGCGTCGCGTGCGGCAGCAGATACGCGGCCAGACCGATCAGCGGTTCGCCATCCGCCCCCGCCGGCAACTCGCCGAACCGATCCGCGATCCACGTTTCGATCCCGACCTTGCCCTGGCCCAGCAACGCCCGCCGGCCGGTGGCGATCCGCTCGGCCGCGGCCGACGGCTCGGTCCCGATCGCCTTCACCGCGTCCGCCACATGCGCGATGGCGTGGAAGGCATCCAGGACCCCGGCCGCCTGGGGGACGACGGCCGCGCTCAGATTCCAGATCCACTCGGCCCCGTCGCCCAGGACCGTGAGGTCGGCGGCGGTCGTGACATTCAGTCGATCCGACTCGGCCCGCACCCGTCCGGCGAACGCACTCGCTTCTTCAATCGCGGCGACCACCGCGCGGACCGACGGGGTAGGAAGTGTCCGGTCCTTCCACTGGTCCAACCCCACCGGCGGCCCCGCTTTCCGCCGGCAAAAGACGGCCAGTTTGACGTCCCGCCAGCCCGTGTCGGTGTTGACCTTACCGGCGTCGATGGCGACTTCGAGGTCGCCGGGTGCCCGGGCCATACGTTCGTCGTCGGTCCGCGTCTCGCGGTGAGCCGTGGCGCGACGGGCGGCCGCGTGCGTGAGCTGGCGGATGACCTCATCGTCGAGGTGCCAACCGCACAATTCCCGCAGGGTGTGCTGGGCGTGGGCGAACGAATCCCGGGTGCCGGCGAACACGGCCATGCGCTCGGCGGCCGGGCTCACGTAACCGTCGATGCCGAGGGTGTCGTCGGCGAGGAAGTGTCCGCCGTCGGCGGTGGTGGTGTACTGCCGACCGAAGCGGAGGGTGCCGAGGGCGGTCAAAATCCAACGGGTGTGCCGCCCCTTGCGGCGGTGGCCGGGAACTTTTTTTTTTCGCGTCGGTCGTGTCGGCCCGGGTCTGGAGGGTGGCCGCCAGGGTCTCGCGGAGGAGTTGCCGCCCGCCGCTCAGGGCGAGTTGCTCGCAGACCGCGAGGACGGTCCCGTGTTCGGCGGTTTGCGCCAGTTGGTTCAGGTTCTGGACGTAGGCGATGGCCTGTTCCAGAGCCATCCGTTCCGCATCCGTCTGATACTCGATCGTGAGCGTCGGCATCCTTGCCTCCGAAAACGAGAACTGGGGCAAGACTTATACCAGAAACCGCCCGCCAAAATCTACAGCGGCACCCTGATCGGAAGTTGGGCTTGTCGTGAATTATTCTTGCGGTTCTACTTCCGGGAATTGTTTCCCGTTGGTCGGGCACGAGGCGGGCATGGCGACCGCAACGGCATTCCATACCCCACCCCGGATTCTGATCCCCAAACTGGTCCGCTCGCGGGACGCCTGGAGGGCGAAAGCGACCGCCCGCAAGGCCGAGCGGAAAGCCCTGACCATTCGCGTCCGCGATCTGGAGGCCTCCCGCGCCGGACACCGGGCGCGGGCCGAGCAACTCCAGGAGCGCGTCACCCAGCTCGAGCAGCAACTCGCCGCCGCCCGCCGCCCGACTTCGGAACCACCGGCGGGCTCACCGCCGGCGCCT is part of the Fimbriiglobus ruber genome and encodes:
- a CDS encoding ISKra4 family transposase, coding for MTALGTLRFGRQYTTTADGGHFLADDTLGIDGYVSPAAERMAVFAGTRDSFAHAQHTLRELCGWHLDDEVIRQLTHAAARRATAHRETRTDDERMARAPGDLEVAIDAGKVNTDTGWRDVKLAVFCRRKAGPPVGLDQWKDRTLPTPSVRAVVAAIEEASAFAGRVRAESDRLNVTTAADLTVLGDGAEWIWNLSAAVVPQAAGVLDAFHAIAHVADAVKAIGTEPSAAAERIATGRRALLGQGKVGIETWIADRFGELPAGADGEPLIGLAAYLLPHATRLEYASRLARGRSIGSGLVEGSITQFVNRRLKQTGAKWKVAHVGPLVELAALIDTPDWNTLWVAA